The segment GGCTTCAGCGCGCAATCGGTCGCGGACCGGATTCATGATTGCGGCGCCAAGCTCGTCATCACGGCGGACGGCGGTTTTCGCCGCGGGGGCGTGGTGCCGCTGAAGAAAAATGTGGACGAGGCGCTGGCGCTCAAGGACGCGCAAGGAGCCTTGCTGGCGGCATCCATTGAGAAGGTCATCGTGCTGCGCCGCGCCGCCAACGAAGTTCAGATGCAAGACGGGCGCGACGTCTGGTGGCACGAGGAGTCGAAGCTGGTCGGGGTCGATTGCCCTCCGGAGAAAATGGACAGCGAAGCGCCGCTGTTCATTCTTTACACGAGCGGTTCCACGGGCAAACCGAAGGGAATTTTTCACACGACCGCCGGTTACCTCCTCTACGTGAGGCTGACGAGCCGTTACGTCTTCGATTTGAAGGACACCGATGTGTATTGGTGCACGGCGGACGTGGGCTGGGTCACCGGGCACAGCTACGTGGTCTATGGCCCGCTCGCGAACGGCGCGACCAGCCTGATGTACGAAGGCGCGCCGAACTGGCCCGAACCGGACCGCTTTTGGCGCATCGTGGAAAAATACGGCGTCACCGTCCTCTACACGGCGCCGACCGCGATTCGCGCTTTCATGAAATGGGGCGTGGACTGGCCTATGAAACGCGATCTGCGTTCGCTGCGTTTGCTCGGCACCGTGGGCGAGCCGATCAATCCCGAAGCCTGGATCTGGTATCACGAAGTCATCGGCGGCAAACGCTGTCCCATCGTCGATACCTGGTGGCAAACCGAGACCGGCGGCATTCTGATCACGCCTTTGCCCGGCGCGACGCCGACCAAGCCTGGCTCCGCGACGCTCCCGTTTTTCGGGATCGTTCCTGAAGTGGTGGATGACAAGGGCCAGCCTGTGCCGCGCAACACGGGCGGCAAGCTCGTGCTTCGCAAACCGTGGCCGGGCATGCTGCGCGGCGTCTGGGGCGATCCGCAGCGTTTCAAGGAAATTTATTGGAGCGAGGTCAAAGGAAGTTACTTCACCGGCGACGGCTCGCGCCAGGACAAGGACGGCTATTTCTGGATCGTCGGGCGCATTGACGACGTGCTCAACGTCGCGGGCCATCGCATCGGCACGGCGGAAGTGGAGAGCGCTCTGGTCAGCAATTCAAAGGTTGCGGAAGCGGCCGTGGTCGGTCGCCCCGACGAATTGAAAGGCCAGGCCTTGGTCGCTTTCGTCACATTGAAATCCGGCGTGAACGCCGCTCCCGAACTGCGCGATGAACTCCGCAGGCACGTCGCCAAGGAAATCGGCCCGGTGGCCAAACCGGACGACATCCGTTTCGCGGAGGCCCTGCCCAAGACCCGTTCCGGAAAAATCATGCGCCGGTTGCTCAAGCAAATCGCGGCCGGCGGTGAAATCAAGGGAGACACGACCACGCTCGAGGATTTGGGCGTGATCGCCCGCTTGAGCCGGAGCGAGGAATGATCTGAGAGCTGTTTTGAAAATCGCAGCCGCGGGAATTCTCAAACAGGTTCTCAGCGGCGTTTCTCCGCCAATAATTCCGCGCCGAGTTGCTCGGTCCGATCCAGCATCGCCTGCAAACTGAATCGGATCTCCACCTGCGACCGACCCGCTGCCGAGAACTGCCGGGCCAGGTTCGGGTCTTGCGCCATTCGCCGGATGGCGGCTGCGGTCGCGACCGGATTCTCCGGCGGCACCAGCAGGCCATTCTCCTCGTGCGCGATCAATTCAGGAACGCCCCCCACTCGTGTGGCCACAACAGGCAAACCGGCGTACATCGCCTGCGTAACAGCCTGGGGGACTCCTTCCGACCGCGACGTGAGCAGGAACAAATCCGCCGCCGCCATCAAGTCCGGAACATCGTCGCGAAATCCGAGAAAGCGGACGCGATCCGTGAGACCCAAAGTTGCGGTCAGCCGCTGTAACTCCCCTTGCCAGGGGCCGTCGCCGGCCAACACCAGCCGAGCCTGTTCGATTTCCGAGGCCATGGTTTGAAACGCTCGCAGAGCGACATCGTGCCCTTTGACGGTGCGGAGAATTCCGACCATGAGAATGACGAAATGGCCCTCGGCGAGACCGAGATTTTTCCGGGTCGCGCTTCGGTCGCGTTGCGGATTGAAACCTGCGAAATCGATGCCGGTGGGAATGCTGACGAGTTGGCCCGGCGGAAACCCGTCGCGCGCGATCAATTCCGCGCGGATCGCCTCGCCGCACGTGATGATGCGGTCGGGAAAATGATGGACGAGATTCAGCCGGCTCCGTTTCAACGGCAGGTTCAGATGACGCGTGCGCAGCAGGACCGGCGTCCGCGCCCACTTTGCGGCCAGGCTGCCGATCCAGCTATCGACGCCGCTGTGCGTATTCACGACCTCGATGCGCTGCTCGCACAAAGATCGCCGCAGCGCTCGGATCGAGGCGAAGTCCAGCGCGCCTGGGCAGCGTCAGGACGGGAATCCCCGCGGCTTCGGCCTGGACGCGAAGGCGGCACTGGGGCCGAGTGGCCAGGGCGACGAAATGGCCGCGCGCGTTCATCCCGGTCATCTCGGACAGAACGCGCCGTTCCTGTCCGCCCCAGCCGTCCGACCATTCTGTGTGCAGAATTCGCATCAACGTAGCGCAGAGTTGAACTCTGCTGTATCGCCGATTTGGAATCGGCCGCGCGTCGAACAATGCCGCGAGCTCGAGTTGGCCGGAACGCCGCGGAATGCAATTCCGCGATACGGCAGATTAAAAATCTGCGCTACGAGGCTGGACTCACTTCTTCTGCAGCCGCTGGCGCGCAAGTTCATTGAGTCGCAGCCAGTCCGAAGCCTTGTTTGCTCGCCATGGCGGCGAAGAATCCGCCCGCTTGCAGCAAATCCTTGAACCGCCCCGCTTCAATGATGCGGCCTTGCGACAAAACAATGATGTGATCCATGTTCGACAGCGTGGACAACCGGTGCGCCACGCAAATGACCGTCCGGTGCTCCGCCAGCCGATCGATCGCCGCCTGGACCTCGGCTTCGGATTGCGAATCCAGCGCGGCAGTCGCTTCGTCCAAAACGAGAATCGGCGCGTCGCGTACGAACGCCCGCGCAATCGCGATCCGCTGGCGCTGGCCGCCGGACAACGTGACACCGCGTTCGCCTACGCGCGTTTGGTAGCTCTGAGGCAGCGCGGCGATGAATTCATGAGCGAACGCCGCACGGGCCGCGGCTTCCACCTCGGCACCCGTGGCTGCAGGCTGGCCGCACGCGATGTTCTCCGCCACGCTCAAATCGAACAGCACGACTTCCTGGCTCACCAGCGCCATCAAGCGCCGCAATGGTTCCGAGGCGACCTCGCGCAGATCGCACCCGTCGATCCGGATTGTTCCATGCGTCGGGTCATAAAATCGGAACAGCAAATTCACGAGCGTGCTTTTGCCGGAACCGCTTTCACCGGCGACGCCTAACCGCATTCCCCGCGGAATGGTTAGGTTGAGGTTCTCCAGCACCATCCGGTCGCCGTAGGAGAAGCTCACTTTGTTGAAGACGATCCCCGATTGAAAAGACTTCATCGGTTTCGGATCGGCCGTTTCGCGCACGGTGGGTTTTTCCCGGAACACCTGGAGCAGACGTTCGATC is part of the Verrucomicrobiota bacterium genome and harbors:
- the acs gene encoding acetate--CoA ligase, which encodes MSDQKLAPAPGITSVLHEERVFAPPKTFSQQAHIKSLAQYRKLYKESVKAPEKFWGKRAKDELVWVKPWKKVLQWQAPFAKWFVGGQLNVSANCLDRHLDTPTANKAALIWEGEPATDGKPGEERVLTYKQLHREVCRFANVLKKNGIRKGDRALIYLPMVPEAAIAMLACARIGAVHSVVFGGFSAQSVADRIHDCGAKLVITADGGFRRGGVVPLKKNVDEALALKDAQGALLAASIEKVIVLRRAANEVQMQDGRDVWWHEESKLVGVDCPPEKMDSEAPLFILYTSGSTGKPKGIFHTTAGYLLYVRLTSRYVFDLKDTDVYWCTADVGWVTGHSYVVYGPLANGATSLMYEGAPNWPEPDRFWRIVEKYGVTVLYTAPTAIRAFMKWGVDWPMKRDLRSLRLLGTVGEPINPEAWIWYHEVIGGKRCPIVDTWWQTETGGILITPLPGATPTKPGSATLPFFGIVPEVVDDKGQPVPRNTGGKLVLRKPWPGMLRGVWGDPQRFKEIYWSEVKGSYFTGDGSRQDKDGYFWIVGRIDDVLNVAGHRIGTAEVESALVSNSKVAEAAVVGRPDELKGQALVAFVTLKSGVNAAPELRDELRRHVAKEIGPVAKPDDIRFAEALPKTRSGKIMRRLLKQIAAGGEIKGDTTTLEDLGVIARLSRSEE
- a CDS encoding glycosyltransferase, coding for MNTHSGVDSWIGSLAAKWARTPVLLRTRHLNLPLKRSRLNLVHHFPDRIITCGEAIRAELIARDGFPPGQLVSIPTGIDFAGFNPQRDRSATRKNLGLAEGHFVILMVGILRTVKGHDVALRAFQTMASEIEQARLVLAGDGPWQGELQRLTATLGLTDRVRFLGFRDDVPDLMAAADLFLLTSRSEGVPQAVTQAMYAGLPVVATRVGGVPELIAHEENGLLVPPENPVATAAAIRRMAQDPNLARQFSAAGRSQVEIRFSLQAMLDRTEQLGAELLAEKRR